A region of Culicoides brevitarsis isolate CSIRO-B50_1 chromosome 1, AGI_CSIRO_Cbre_v1, whole genome shotgun sequence DNA encodes the following proteins:
- the LOC134827398 gene encoding HEAT repeat-containing protein 5B isoform X4 codes for MESSQSLTLNEEALSKIPEQKRPVFVFEWLRHLDKVLIAAQKSDIKACQKKLVEQLLAHIQGTPGPPMRRLIAKNLATLFSVGDTFLLIETANKCNDILKNKDDSPSFLATRLAAIGILGSMYEKLGRMMGRTYEETVQLLLKLLRNAESQTRIEIVITLEKVCTGMGSAINNVHKDIYKAVRYCLTDRVMAVRVAAADCLLEMCQHAPFLYTTELESLSALCFRALDGSNYEVRCAVAKLLGNLIAFTQLPVKSGPGNAAAAKTFKPISLDEALSVLMGGFLRGGASFLKGTEMIKGTSNINREVRVGVTHAYVIFVQTMGGLWLERNLQAFLSHVLELVANPKAASSHVDAVYSRKCINFILDSVIGKMLGEKAQASACKELVHIIAKQMNSIDFSPENAKDANQETLFSQHLLVCALQELGSLILILGTTAQNLLSDHTLNLIDAVCAVLVHPCSAARLAAAWCLRSICVAVPSQITPLIDRFIDAIEKMRTSPDAISGYSCALAAVLGSVRLSPLGIPHTKGKIIFNTAEELLRTASQNSRLSLNRTQAGWLLIGSIMTLGNAVVKNLLPRMLLLWRNAFPRSTKELESEKARGDAFTWQVTLEGRAGALGVMHSFLLNCRELVTEDITRRLLTPIESALAMLVNIAPVLKSYGQHLKAPAAMVRLRLYETLSLLPPTCLESSYTHLLRMLVSEFTLTDNPANTTTSLLRNLCHADESIILATWFQETDHRLIEDQLQPTSAAGSGALEHDALSLYRPLKTSEQCPGPLPLGVAVIDMSIQLFGLIFPRAANKHRLQMVTHFTECIKNSKSSRQEAVQMNIFTALLCGLKGITDAKAVIGQDDVKTNVTNLIISGLTSANPILRCAASEALGRLAQVVGDSRVTAELAQNSFNNLKSARDVVTRTGHSFALGCLHRYVGGMGSSQHLSTSVSILLALAQDGSSPVVQVWALYALSLIADSGGPMFRSYVEPTLSLALKLLLTVPQSHVDVHQCIGRVLSALITTVGPELQASASARSSFMCACAIMQAHPDPLVQAEATGCLQQLHLFAPQSVVLATLVPTMCKNLSSNYLMLRKAAVSCLRQLTTREAKEVCEHASKAVTTDDENFDISELGLPGVLFHMLDKETDVEMIKNIHDTIVSMLQMLAAENLTQWLNLCKNVLTVAAEGGNLLAGDEAQIKDTDENDEENDDDNIEFHAEDNQASHPQIQPRWPTRVFASECVRKIITACEQANPVHFDMLAAKELQITKARGDFLVLHLSDLIRMAFIAATSDSDQLRLEGMKTLQVIIRKFAHVPEPEFPGHLLLEQFQAQVGAALRPAFANETPSHVTAAACEVCSAWIGSGVARDLNDLRRVHQLLVSSLNKLHTKTNSTQLYNESMATLEKLSILKAWAQVYIFAMIENGNAPASVILKKLSLGAKTIGLRLTKPEEDDFGDFESKGESILSLVQPELENLSQQWLAALKDYALLSLPAEFQGQLPHDGGAFYTNDTINSSKSHYISSWPPILHAAALWLNDGGFDALDGDSDKDNNNSDEAGPSNETPKIGHGSISADRFHMIFGICMEALCSTRTNEKPECVVACLQSLHTVFNSKYARQVFTRNGSLPIELCNVLYRLILTRDSLEVQLLCMEVLKQTITAAEERLEIEKAGKATKNTEKVENADDTEATKDGTKSDLDYLGEGGETGHIEPGESHVYAVLEVALCLLVRQIPAMNPSGNTRITTEQLQQQLNSNGNAAKLGIDNGMLVSSALQSLEHLTKLCSPQGALQILPTILYLTTGTIKEIATKSVHDPTILANTPTIQAALHLLKSVITDKYATDERSSEEWMKLLQSALAKIIDLTKTGSEDTKLDEVTMMLAIAVFILHSKSSLVSVPGLQYPCINHFRQCLQSESNMVRLKCIQTMRQIFVNADLKVATPYIHALAPRLVEHLHADNVRNIKNENELALVLESITTVEGLISLAEPQNRIQMLTLLVPILISFLSDQQAKNKSKYSVQLHEHSLQWLMKIGPKYPEEFKGLMAQHPELRAKLEIAVRNNQQMTSSMQKAKNDATNAAKANIQPAKPTIELKMDFSNFGK; via the exons atggaatccTCACAAAGCTTGACGCTAAACGAGGAAGCTCTCAGCAAAATTCCCGAGCAAAAACGTCCCGTGTTCGTGTTTGAATGGCTTCGTCACTTGGATAAAGTCCTGATTGCTGCCCAAAAGTCTGACATCAAAGCGTGCcagaaaaaattagttgaacaGTTGTTGGCACACATCCAAGGTACACCGGGTCCTCCAATGCGACGCTTAATTGCGAAAAATCTCGCAACTTTATTCAGTGTGGGCGACACATTTTTACTCATCGAGACGGCAAACAAGTGCAATGACATTCTAAAAAACAAAGATGACTCGCCGTCGTTTTTGGCGACGCGTCTTGCAGCGATCGGGATTCTTGGCAGCATGTACGAAAAGTTGGGACGCATGATGGGAAGGACTTATGAGGAAACAGTTCAACTTTTGTTGAAGCTTTTGCGGAATGCTGAGTCACAAACACGCATTGAAATTGTAATTACGTTGGAAAAAGTCTGCACGGGAATGGGTTCGGCGATAAATAACGTTCACAAAGACATCTACAAAGCCGTGCGATATTGTTTGACGGATCGCGTGATGGCAGTTCGAGTCGCAGCTGCAGATTGTCTGCTCGAAATGTGTCAACATGCCCCATTTTTGTACACAACTGAACTCGAAAGTCTCTCGGCTCTGTGTTTTCGTGCTCTTGACGGCAGCAATTACGAAGTGCGATGCGCTGTGGCGAAATTACTTGGAAATTTGATCGCTTTTACGCAACTTCCGGTGAAATCGGGACCCGGAAATGCCGCTGCTGCGAAAACATTCAAGCCAATTTCGCTCGATGAAGCTTTAAGTGTCCTCATGGGAGGATTTTTACGCGGCGGAGCATCTTTCTTAAAAGGCACTGAGATGATAAAAGGCACGAGCAACATAAATCGCGAAGTTCGGGTCGGCGTAACGCACGCTTATGTCATTTTCGTTCAAACCATGGGCGGATTGTGGTTGGAACGGAATCTCCAAGCATTTTTAAGTCACGTTCTTGAACTTGTAGCAAACCCCAAAGCTGCTTCGTCGCATGTTGATGCCGTTTATTCGCGAAAATGCATCAATTTTATCTTGGATTCTGTCATTGGGAAGATGTTGGGCGAGAAAGCACAAGCTTCGGCATGTAAGGAATTGGTTCATATCATCGCGAAACAGATGAATTCGATAGATTTTTCGCCAGAAAATGCAAAAGATGCGAATCAAGAGACGCTTTTCAGTCAACATTTGTTGGTTTGTGCACTTCAGGAGCTTGGATCGTTAATTTTGATTCTTGGGACGACGGCGCAAAATCTTCTTTCGGATCATACACTGAATTTAATTGACGCCGTGTGTGCAGTTTTGGTTCATCCCTGTTCCGCAGCTCGTTTGGCAGCTGCTTGGTGTTTGAGATCAATTTGTGTGGCAGTTCCAAGTCAAATTACGCCGTTAATTGATCGATTCATTGATGCCATTGAGAAGATGCGAACGTCTCCGGATGCGATTTCAGGTTATTCTTGTGCTCTTGCTGCTGTTTTAGGGTCTGTGAGACTCTCGCCGCTTGGAATTCCTCATACGAAaggcaaaattatatttaatacgGCGGAAGAATTGCTCAGAACAGCAAGTCAGAATAGCAGGTTGTCGTTAAATCGAACACAAGCTGGATG GCTCCTGATAGGCAGTATCATGACATTAGGCAATGCAgtagtgaaaaatttacttcccCGTATGTTACTTTTGTGGCGAAATGCGTTCCCTCGCAGCACAAAAGAGCTTGAGAGTGAAAAAGCTCGCGGAGATGCCTTTACGTGGCAAGTTACGCTTGAAGGACGAGCCGGAGCATTGGGAGTAATGCATAGTTTCTTGTTGAATTGTCGTGAATTGGTTACGGAAGATATTACGAGACGACTTTTGACGCCGATTGAAAGTGCACTCGCGATGTTGGTTAA CATCGCTCCCGTCCTCAAAAGCTACGGACAACACTTGAAAGCACCCGCAGCAATGGTTCGCCTCCGCCTGTACGAAACTTTATCCCTCCTTCCGCCAACTTGTCTTGAATCCAGTTACACTCATCTCCTCCGAATGCTCGTCTCGGAGTTCACTCTAACTGACAATCCCGCAAATACAACAACTTCCTTGCTCCGAAACTTGTGTCATGCCGACGAATCGATCATTTTGGCGACTTGGTTTCAGGAAACTGATCATCGTTTAATTGAGGATCAg ctTCAACCGACAAGTGCTGCGGGTTCAGGAGCTTTGGAACATGATGCGTTGTCACTTTATCGTCCTTTAAAAACTTCAGAACAGTGTCCCGGACCTCTTCCATTGGGCGTTGCTGTCATCGATATGTCAATTCAGCTGTTTGGATTGATTTTTCCGCGTGCCGCGAACAAACATCGTCTTCAAATGGTCACGCATTTCACGGAATGcatcaaaaattcgaaaagttCGCGTCAGGAAGCGGTTCAAATGAACATTTTCACGGCGCTTTTGTGCGGTTTGAAGGGAATTACGGATGCGAAAGCCGTTATTGGGCAAGATGATGTCAAGACAAATGTcacaaatttgataattaGCGGCTTGACAAGTGCAAATCCGATCCTGAGATGCGCCGCAAGTGAAGCTCTCGGTCGATTAGCGCAAGTTGTTGGCGATTCTCGTGTCACAGCTGAACTCGCACAAAATTCTTTCAATAATTTGAAGTCGGCACGTGATGTTGTCACCCGAACCGGGCATAGTTTCGCCCTTGGATGCCTTCATCGGTATGTCGGAGGCATGGGATCTTCGCAACATTTGAGTACAAGTGTCTCAATTTTGTTGGCATTGGCTCAAGATGGCTCCAGTCCCGTCGTTCAAGTGTGGGCGTTGTATGCCTTATCGCTAATTGCCGATTCCGGAGGTCCCATGTTTCGTTCTTACGTCGAACCAACACTTTCGTTGGCTTTGAAACTCTTGTTAACCGTCCCGCAATCCCATGTCGACGTTCATCAGTGCATCGGGCGCGTCTTAAGCGCTTTAATTACCACTGTCGGACCCGAATTACAAGCTTCCGCATCGGCAAGATCGAGTTTCATGTGTGCTTGTGCAATAATGCAAGCCCATCCAGATCCTTTGGTTCAAGCAGAAGCCACGGGATGTCTCCAACAATTACATCTCTTTGCACCGCAATCCGTCGTTTTAGCAACTCTTGTGCCGACAATGTGCAAAAATTTGTCGAGCAATTATTTGATGCTTCGAAAGGCAGCTGTTTCGTGTTTGAGGCAATTAACGACGCGAGAAGCGAAGGAAGTTTGTGAACATGCATCGAAAGCGGTGACGAcagatgatgaaaattttgatatttccgAGTTGGGATTGCCGGGCGTTTTATTTCACATGTTGGATAAGGAAACTGACGTTgagatgattaaaaatattcatgatacGATTGTTTCGATGCTGCAGATGTTGGCGGCGGAGAATTTGACGCAATGGTTGAATTTGTGCAAGAATGTTTTGACTGTTGCTGCTGAAGGAGGTAATTTACTTgcag gcGACGAAGCACAAATAAAAGACACCGATGAAAATGACGaagaaaacgacgacgacaacatcgAATTCCACGCCGAAGACAATCAAGCCTCACATCCGCAAATCCAACCACGTTGGCCAACTCGCGTATTCGCTTCGGAATGTGTTCGCAAAATCATCACCGCCTGCGAACAAGCAAATCCCGTTCATTTTGACATGTTGGCAGCAAAAGAACTCCAAATAACGAAAGCACGCGGTGACTTTTTGGTTTTACATCTTTCGGATTTAATTCGAATGGCATTTATTGCTGCAACTTCTGACTCGGATCAACTTCGTCTCGAGGGAATGAAGACTCTACAAGTCATTATTCGTAAATTTGCTCACGTTCCCGAACCCGAATTCCCCGGGCATTTACTTCTCGAGCAATTTCAAGCGCAAGTTGGAGCCGCTTTACGTCCCGCCTTCGCGAATGAGACTCCGAGTCACGTAACAGCAGCTGCTTGTGAAGTTTGTTCCGCGTGGATTGGTTCGGGAGTCGCTCGTGACTTGAATGATTTGCGTCGCGTTCATCAATTACTCGTCTCGAGCTTGAATAAATTGCATACGAAGACAAATAGCACGCAACTGTACAACGAAAGTATGGCAACTTTGGAAAAATTGAGCATTTTGAAGGCTTGGGCGCAAGTTTATATCTTCGCGATGATCGAAAATGGAAATGCGCCGGCAAGTGTGATCCTTAAAAAGTTATCCTTGGGTGCAAAAACCATCGGATTGCGACTCACGAAGCCCGAAGAAGACGATTTTGGGGATTTTGAGAGCAAAGGCGAGAGTATTTTGTCGCTTGTGCAACCAGAATTGGAGAATTTATCGCAACAATGGTTAGCGGCGTTGAAAGATTATGCCTTGCTTTCACTCCCAGCTGAGTTTCAAGGACAACTGCCGCATGATGGAGGCGCCTTTTACACAAATGACACAATAAACTCGTCAAAATCGCATTATATCTCGTCGTGGCCTCCAATTTTGCACGCAGCAGCTTTGTGGTTGAACGACGGAGGCTTCGACGCCTTAGATGGGGACTCCgataaagataataataattccgaCGAAGCAGGACCATCAAATGAAACCCCAAAAATTGGTCATGGAAGCATCAGCGCCGATCGTTTTCACATGATTTTCGGGATTTGCATGGAGGCGCTTTGCAGTACGCGAACAAACGAGAAACCCGAATGCGTTGTTGCCTGTTTGCAATCCCTTCATACAGTTTTCAATAGTAAATATGCGAGACAAGTTTTTACGCGAAACGGATCGCTGCCCATTGAGCTTTGTAATGTCTTGTATCGCCTGATTTTGACGCGTGACAGTTTGGAAGTTCAACTTTTGTGCATGGAAGTGCTCAAACAAACCATTACCGCAGCCGAGGAACGTCTTGAAATCGAAAAAGCGGGAAAAGCGacgaaaaatacggaaaaagtGGAAAATGCGGATGACACGGAAGCCACGAAAGATGGAACAAAGTCGGATTTGGATTATTTGGGAGAAGGAGGAGAAACGGGGCATATTGAGCCGGGAGAATCGCACGTTTATGCGGTGCTTGAAGTAGCGTTGTGTTTGTTAGTAAGGCAGATTCCGGCGATGAATCCGTCAGGCAATACGAGAATAACGACGGAACAGTTGCAACAACAATTAAATTCGAATGGAAATGCGGCGAAATTGGGAATTGATAATGGGATGTTGGTTTCGTCGGCGCTGCAGTCGTTGGAGCATTTGACGAAGTTGTGTTCGCctcaag gtgCACTTCAAATCCTTCCAACAATCCTCTACTTGACAACGGGAACTATTAAAGAAATTGCAACTAAATCCGTTCATGATCCAACAATCCTCGCCAATACTCCAACAATCCAAGCAGCTTTGCATTTACTCAAATCCGTCATAACCGACAAATATGCCACAGACGAACGCAGTTCCGAGGAATGGATGAAATTACTCCAAAGTGCATTGGCAAAAATAATCGATTTAACAAAAACGGGCTCGGAAGACACAAAATTGGATGAAGTTACGATGATGTTAGCAATTGCCGTGTTCATTTTACATTCAAAATCGAGTCTTGTGTCTGTTCCTGGATTACAATATCCGTGCATCAATCATTTCCGACAATGTTTGCAATCCGAATCGAATATGGTGAGACTCAAATGCATTCAAACGATGCgacaaattttcgttaatgCCGATTTGAAag tcgCTACTCCTTACATTCACGCCTTGGCTCCTCGTTTGGTTGAACATTTACATGCAGATAATGttagaaatatcaaaaatgagAACGAGTTGGCTTTGGTTTTGGAAAGCATTACTACTGTTGAAGGTCTTATAAGTCTTGCTGAGCCACAAAATc gcataCAAATGTTGACGTTGTTAGTTCCAATTCTCATCAGCTTCCTATCGGATCAacaggcaaaaaataaatcaaaatattctgTGCAATTACATGAACACTCGTTGCAATGGTTGATGAAAATTGGACCCAAATATCCagaa gAATTCAAGGGTCTCATGGCGCAACACCCCGAGCTTCGTGCAAAACTGGAAATTGCTGTTCGCAACAATCAACAAATGACTTCCAGCAtgcaaaaagctaaaaatgacGCCACAAATGCCGCAAAAGCAAATATTCAACCTGCAAAACCTacgattgaattaaaaatggattttagcaattttggaaaataa